The Candidatus Tisiphia endosymbiont of Dascillus cervinus genome contains the following window.
CAGTCCACCGGAAATTTATTAGGCTTCCTGCAAAACTCTACTTCTGCTGGTAATTTGTACGTCAATGCGGTACTCGAATCCTCACGTACACTTGAGTACGCTACGGTTCTGCGTTCCGCGTTTCCTTCAAATTTCTCAGCATAAGCGATTTTTGCAGGAAGCCTAATGCTCGTAGAGCTAGAAACCTCTTTGCTGGTTTTAGCTGTACCAGTAGTTTTCATCACTTTAGTCTTACTGCCCTTTGACAATTGCATATTCTGTTTCATACGATTCTATTTCAAAATTAGTTACATCTATCGTCTTTGCCATTTCCTGAGCTTTTGCCGATTGTTCAGCTTCATTACTATTTTTCCTATGGTAACTAACATCATGTTTCCTCATTTGATATTTTTGCGAATTAGCCTTAAGATATTCCAACAATGACTTAGAACAATATTTTTTCTTAGTAGCAATTGCCTGATTATCCTTGTTATAAGTCACTTCCTCATAACCGTTAATTGCCCTATCATATAACACTCCTTCTGCTCTATCTACCGCAATGGCTAGAGCTAAATTGACACATTTGGCTAAATATTTTCCAAACAAACCATAATGTTTAATCATATAGATATTTCTGTAAAAATTTTTTGTAATTCCCCTTATTATAGCTGATCCCCAGGTTTTTTTACCAATTAATCAATTGAAAATACCCCCCTATATTTCGCAGTGTACTACAACTAAAGATTGCTGTCAATAATTTATTTTCTATTTTTCGTATTATAATTAAATTTTTATATTTAGTTATTCCAAATTATGCTCTTATGTCTATAAATATAACATATTTTTACGCTCCACTAATAGCCGCTGTCATTATTTTTGCAGGATTGCCTATTTTTTTATTAACTTCCATTACGGATGCTGAAGTTACAAACAGTCAATTTAGAGGCAAGCTTCCACTACTGCAGCAGAGGATTGACCTTTACAAACCGCATTACTCTCATACTTTCTAAACCCTTACAATTTCATATGTGCTTTTCAACCTTCAGTAATTGGTTGATTATTATTAACTTCTTTGTAATCATTCTTTTTTCTCGCTAATACAATTAGTTTTTTGTTCTATTTACCATAGCTTACAGCCCAGCCATTCTATCGACTTTCATCAACTCAAAAGTATAATTCAGTTTACTGCAAGCATATTCCAAATCTTTGCTGTACTTATTCTTAATCCAATCCCCAATAAAGGCAGTAGCTGGTTTGAGAATAAGCTTATTGCAAGTCGTATCTTCTTCAATTGCTTCTAACTTGCTAAACCAAGCTTTGTCCAAGTGTTCACCGTATAATTTTAACAAATATTTCCTTACTTTATACCATACTGACTCTGGATTTAGCCCACTTAGCTCTAAATGATAATCCGATATTTCTCTTTTGTTGGTAATACGCAATTGCTGAACATCTTTGCCATATACCTCTTGCACTTGCTCAAGCAATTTTAATTTATCAGTTTCTGACAAAGAGATATCTGCTAAATCAATCTTGTATTCATCGTCATATACTCCAAAAAAACTGCACCTCTTCAGCAATTGATAAGCAGTACTAGGCTGATGTTCAAAAGCTTCAACAATCTTACGTTGCAACTGATTCAGTGGTTTAACGCCCTTACTATCTTTTATCTTTTGCAAATAAGCCTTTCTTGCCTTGGTAGCATTGTTCAGATCGAAGTTAAAATTTGGGTTATTTACCTTCTCTGGTGGACGCCTTTCATGAATCAAAGTTTTTTTCATGTAATTCAGTACTGCTTGCTTGCAGGGAAAGAGACGATTAGGAGAGTCCACGCTATGTTTAATCAACAGCTTATTGACGTAACTCAATTCGTAATTACGACCTGTTTGCCTTTTTAGCCAATCAGCATCTTCTCCGCTCAATGGGTAAAACATCTCTAGCTTCCTAGGTGAATACCAGCCTTTAGCCTGTTTGGTAATATCACTGAGCCACCTAGGCAATTTCCCACTAGCTTCTTGCTCAGACCCGTTACCTCCTGAATAGCCATCTGTTGAATCAGAATCTGAATCGTAATCTGACTCGTCATCAGTTGGAGTTGCCTCAGAAGAATTGCAGTCTGTGGAATTGCAGGGTAACGTTTCATTTACTGAGTTTACCGTTACCTCAAGCGGTAAATTAACGCTTTGCTCCGTAGTTGAATCAATATCTGACAAAGTTTTTTCACCTCTTTTTGTCGTTACCTCAAGCGGTAAATTAACGTTTTGCTCCTTAGTTGATTCAGGGTCTGACACAGTTTGTCCACAATTTTCTTGATTTTTTTCATATCTAGATATTATAGATATATTATATATAGATGCGTTTTTTTTTAATTTTTTCTCAGTTGAGTTAGAATTTTCTCTAGGTTGAGTTAAAATTTTTTGATAGCTAGATTGGATATTTGTGTGATTAAAGTGATAAGAATTATTATTAGCTTTACGAAAATTTATAAATTTCTTAAGAAGTTTGATAGATAAAATATTACGGCATTTTATGTTATATTTGATTGTAGTAATTAAAGTATGATAAATAAACCCTCTTTTCTGTAATTCTGTTAGACATTGTTTAACCCTACTTTGACTAACTCCTAGCTCTTTCTCGAAAAAATGATAGCCTTCTTGTAATTCTTGTGTATTGTTGTAGCTATCAGTTTTCGTGCAAGAAACTATCAACGATAAAAGTTGACGAGATGTTTTACTTAATTGTTTGCCACAATTATTGGTAAGATTTCGCCACTCAGGCGGGACAAAATTACCGACTATATTATAGAAAATAGTATCAGGATTTTCAATTAAGTTGTCGGAAAAATTAACGATTCTGTCATATTTCCCCCCCTTGTAATATGGTTAAAAATAGACTATTATGTAGGTCAAATTTCAGGAAATTTGTCTGAGAAGTTACATATGAATTACATATGAAATTTTTAATAAGAATAGAAAAAGCCTGAAAAGGTAATAAGTGTGGGGGAGTGGTGATAGTTTTGCCCATCAGAACCTTACGTTGACATCGTAAAGGTCGGTGGTTCGAATCCACTATCGCCCACCAAACTTTTATTATTAACATCAATTTGTATTTAGGTTGTTTTTGGCGACAGGACCTAAATACAAATTGATGTTAAATATTGTTAAAAAAAGATCTAGGTGGTATTAGTGGTCAGGTATTTTTGTGTTATACTGTTGTTAGTTGCTAACTTCAATAGTTATGCCATAGAAACTATAGTTATAGAGCGAGGACATGTTGATCCAATACCGATAGCCATTAATAAATTTGATGCAGATGATAGTGCGAATAGTGTAATTGGTGCTGATATAATTAGTGTAATATCTAATGATCTAAAGATTTCCGGCATGTTCCACCCAATTTCTACTGCTTCTTTTATAGAACAAATTGTGGGGATAAAACATAAGCCTCTTTTTGCTGCTTGGCGACACATTAATGCTAATCTTCTGATTAATGGTGAAGTTATAAAGCTATCTTCCAGTAAGCTAAAGGTTAGTTTTATATTATGGGATGCAAGCTTAGAAAAAGATCTTATAGGTGAGGTTTTTGAAATACCAACACATTTATGGCGTAGAGTAGCACATAAAATAGCTGATAAAATTTATGAGAAAATTACTGGAGATTTAGGTTATTTTGATACAAAAATAGTATATGTGTCAGAGAGTGGACCTTATCTAAAACGAGTAAAGAAAATAGCTATGATGGATCATGATGGTGCTAATCATAAATATCTGTCAGATGGTAAAAATTTGGTTCTTACTCCAAGATTTTCACCACAAGCAGATAAAATCATGTATCTATCCTATGTTCACAAGCAGAAACCACATGTTTATGTTCGTGATCTTAAAACAGGTAAGGAAAGATTGGTTGGTAATTTTCCTGGTATGTCCTTTGCTCCAAGATTCTCACCCCAAGGAAACAAAGCTATAATGTCGATAGCAAGAAAGGGAGCTACGCATATTTTTGAAATTGATCTGAATAATATGGCGACTAAGCAGTTGACCCATGGTGTTGGTATTAATACCTCTCCTAGCTATTCACCTGATGGCAGTAAAATAGTTTTTAATTCTGATCGAAGTGGAACAAGACAATTATATATTATGAATTCTGATGGTTCAAATATTGAACGTATAAGTTTTGGTGGAGGAGTTTATGCTGCACCAAGTTGGTCGCCTAGAGGAGATTACATAGCGTTTACAAAAATATCTCAAGGTGAAGGTTTTACAATTGGGGTCATGAAAGCCCTTGCTTATGGTGATGAGAATACTGAAAGAATTATAACTAGTGGATATCTAGTTGAAAGTCCATGCTGGTCACCCAATGGTAGGATAATTATGTTTGCTAAAGGCTGGCCTCCTAGAAACAAAACAGCAGGTAAAAATCGTATATATTCCATTGATTTGACTGGTTATAATGAAAGAGAGATTCTCACACCTCAAGATGCTTCTGATCCTGAGTGGTCAAGAATGTTAAATTGACTAGGTTCTTATATCTTAAAAACATATTATAACCTCAGCATCCGTAATGGAAGTCAATAAGAAAATAATAACTTAATAGACTTCTTTCGAAACTCTACTTCTGCTGGTGATTTGTACGTCGATGCGGTACTCGAATCCTCACGTACATTAGAGTACGCTGCGGTTCGAGGTGAAGCGTCTCCTTCAAATCCCTCAGCACAAGCGAGTTTCGAAAGAGGTCTATTTTTATCGGTTGCTCTTGCTCTCCAATTGCTCCTGTCCTAATTCCCAAGTGGTTCTATCTATTGATAAAACCACTTTCCCTTGAGGAATATAATTTTTCATAAACTTATAATAACCCCAGTTGCCAATTAATTTTGTATATCAAAAAGTTCTATAGGAAGCAAAGTTTTGATAGAAGGTTTGTTTTCTAGCAACTGATAATTGATTAGGCAGGATAGCATATGACTAAATGCATTTGTAACTGATCTATGTCTAGAATGCTCTAACTTATCAAGAAATTTAAGTTTGCCTATTACGGTTTCTATCAGAGTTCTTTTGAGCAACATAACCTTATCTATAATAGGGATTAATATATTTTTCATATTCTTTTTAACCCGAGTAATAAGTTGGATGCCTTTGTCATACAAATCATCAAATAATTCTTTAGATATATAACCGCGATCGCCAAAAACTTTGCCATATATACCAAATATCATTCCTTTAAGTCCTTTCCTATCATCCTTATTACCACTGCTGAAAGATACCTTTATCAGATTACCTTCGGAATCTATGATTAAATGTAACTTTAGTCCATAAAACCACCCCTTAGTGGTTTTTCCTCTTGCCGCTATTCCTTTAAAAACCTTATGTGAACTTATACGATAATTCTTACATACGGCTATACCTGTAGCATCTACAAAAGACAGACCTGTGCATTCAGCAAGCAAATGATTCAGTAATATTGCTAAATAAGGCATACTTCTACCTATCAATTTAGTAAAATGTTCATAACTAACAAGTTTAAAATCTTCTGTATAATTATGTAAGATTACTTGTTTGTAATAATGCTTAAAACAATCACAATATGAATCATAGTAACCAATTAATATGGTTAATACTTCGCTTATTGATAAATAATTACTTACACCAGGTTTAAATTTACTACTATTAATTGTAGGCAAATTATTTTCCAAATTCTTTATAAAATCGTCGACAAAACAGTAAATTGCGGTAAAATCTTTTTTCATAGGTTATTTTGTTATTGGTTGAAAAAGATAAAATAACCTATGTCCCTTTTAAAATCTACCTTTCATCTCTCCTATTTAATTGGCAACTGGGGTTACTTAGAAAAAGCTAGACAATTGCGAGATAAATTACTAGGCACATCGTCAATGTTAGTTTTACTTCATGGTGATTTACATCATGATAATATTCTGCAAAGTGGTGATAATTGGGTGGTTATTGATCCCAAAGGAGTTATCGGTGAAAAAGCATATGAGGTAGCAGCATTTATTCGTAATCCTCTCCCTGAACTCCTTGCTTTAGAAGATGTTGAAAGTATTATTGCAAATCGCATCATTAAGTTTGCAACTCTCTTGGATTTAGATACGGAGCGAATTAGCGATTGGTGCTTTGTCCAATCTGCACTTTCTTGGGTTTGGGCTTTAGAAGATGGTTCTGACGTACGTATGTTAGCAAAGCTTACAAAAATTTTTGATATAATCAATTGATGAGAATTTGGTAACGTCGTCACTCGTCGCTCGCCTATTATCTAACCCCAGTTGCCAATTAAATAGGAGAGATGAAAGGTAGATTTTAAAAGGGACATAGGTTATTTTATCTTTTTCAACCAATAACAAAATAACCTATGAAAAAAGATTTTACCGCAATTTACTGTTTTGTCGACGATTTTATAAAGAATTTGGAAAATAATTTGCCTACAATTAATAGTAGTAAATTTAAACCTGGTGTAAGTAATTATTTATCAATAAGCGAAGTATTAATCATATTAATTGGTTACTATGATTCATATTGTGATTGTTTTAAGCATTATTACAAACAAGTAATCTTACATAATTATACAGAAGATTTTAAACTTGTTAGTTATGAACATTTTACTAAATTGATAGGTAGAAGTATGCCTTATTTAGCAATATTACTGAATCATTTGCTTGCTGAATGCACAGGTCTGTCTTTTGTAGATGCTACAGGTATAGCCGTATGTAAGAATTATCGTATAAGTTCACATAAGGTTTTTAAAGGAATAGCGGCAAGAGGAAAAACCACTAAGGGGTGGTTTTATGGACTAAAGTTACATTTAATCATAGATTCCGAAGGTAATCTGATAAAGGTATCTTTCAGCAGTGGTAATAAGGATGATAGGAAAGGACTTAAAGGAATGATATTTGGTATATATGGCAAAGTTTTTGGCGATCGCGGTTATATATCTAAAGAATTATTTGATGATTTGTATGACAAAGGCATCCAACTTATTACTCGGGTTAAAAAGAATATGAAAAATATATTAATCCCTATTATAGATAAGGTTATGTTGCTCAAAAGAACTCTGATAGAAACCGTAATAGGCAAACTTAAATTTCTTGATAAGTTAGAGCATTCTAGACATAGATCAGTTACAAATGCATTTAGTCATATGCTATCCTGCCTAATCAATTATCAGTTGCTAGAAAACAAACCTTCTATCAAAACTTTGCTTCCTATAGAACTTTTTGATATACAAAATTAATTGGCAACTGGGGTTATAATAATCATCAATATTGATATTGTCTTCTTGAAGAAATCTATATACCGCTTTTATTTTTGAATCTAATAATTTATCTCCTTCTATTTCTTCTGCCATATTTTTATATTTGCTTCCTCGACACAACATTAATGATTTTATTATGCCCTTGAACGTATTTAGTCTTGTATCTTTCATCTCAAAATGATTATATAGTAATTCGGCTAGTAACATAGAGTACCACAGATTTTTTTGTGTTCAATCTAAAATACTCTATTTACTAGCTCTTGCAACCACGCCATCTCTTTTGTCCAGTAGTGTGGACAACTAGTACGTGAGGAGCGGAGATCATGAAGTACGACGATATGATGATTAGTTTTCGGAAATGGTATTATAAGAACCTAGGGCTAACCTATTGCCGGTATAGCTCAGCTGGCAGAGCGACGCATTCGTAACGCGTAGGTCGGGGGTT
Protein-coding sequences here:
- a CDS encoding DnaA N-terminal domain-containing protein encodes the protein MIVSCTKTDSYNNTQELQEGYHFFEKELGVSQSRVKQCLTELQKRGFIYHTLITTIKYNIKCRNILSIKLLKKFINFRKANNNSYHFNHTNIQSSYQKILTQPRENSNSTEKKLKKNASIYNISIISRYEKNQENCGQTVSDPESTKEQNVNLPLEVTTKRGEKTLSDIDSTTEQSVNLPLEVTVNSVNETLPCNSTDCNSSEATPTDDESDYDSDSDSTDGYSGGNGSEQEASGKLPRWLSDITKQAKGWYSPRKLEMFYPLSGEDADWLKRQTGRNYELSYVNKLLIKHSVDSPNRLFPCKQAVLNYMKKTLIHERRPPEKVNNPNFNFDLNNATKARKAYLQKIKDSKGVKPLNQLQRKIVEAFEHQPSTAYQLLKRCSFFGVYDDEYKIDLADISLSETDKLKLLEQVQEVYGKDVQQLRITNKREISDYHLELSGLNPESVWYKVRKYLLKLYGEHLDKAWFSKLEAIEEDTTCNKLILKPATAFIGDWIKNKYSKDLEYACSKLNYTFELMKVDRMAGL
- the tolB gene encoding Tol-Pal system beta propeller repeat protein TolB, which translates into the protein MVRYFCVILLLVANFNSYAIETIVIERGHVDPIPIAINKFDADDSANSVIGADIISVISNDLKISGMFHPISTASFIEQIVGIKHKPLFAAWRHINANLLINGEVIKLSSSKLKVSFILWDASLEKDLIGEVFEIPTHLWRRVAHKIADKIYEKITGDLGYFDTKIVYVSESGPYLKRVKKIAMMDHDGANHKYLSDGKNLVLTPRFSPQADKIMYLSYVHKQKPHVYVRDLKTGKERLVGNFPGMSFAPRFSPQGNKAIMSIARKGATHIFEIDLNNMATKQLTHGVGINTSPSYSPDGSKIVFNSDRSGTRQLYIMNSDGSNIERISFGGGVYAAPSWSPRGDYIAFTKISQGEGFTIGVMKALAYGDENTERIITSGYLVESPCWSPNGRIIMFAKGWPPRNKTAGKNRIYSIDLTGYNEREILTPQDASDPEWSRMLN
- a CDS encoding IS982 family transposase: MKKDFTAIYCFVDDFIKNLENNLPTINSSKFKPGVSNYLSISEVLTILIGYYDSYCDCFKHYYKQVILHNYTEDFKLVSYEHFTKLIGRSMPYLAILLNHLLAECTGLSFVDATGIAVCKNYRISSHKVFKGIAARGKTTKGWFYGLKLHLIIDSEGNLIKVSFSSGNKDDRKGLKGMIFGIYGKVFGDRGYISKELFDDLYDKGIQLITRVKKNMKNILIPIIDKVMLLKRTLIETVIGKLKFLDKLEHSRHRSVTNAFSHMLSCLINYQLLENKPSIKTLLPIELFDIQN
- a CDS encoding aminoglycoside phosphotransferase family protein, translating into MSLLKSTFHLSYLIGNWGYLEKARQLRDKLLGTSSMLVLLHGDLHHDNILQSGDNWVVIDPKGVIGEKAYEVAAFIRNPLPELLALEDVESIIANRIIKFATLLDLDTERISDWCFVQSALSWVWALEDGSDVRMLAKLTKIFDIIN
- a CDS encoding IS982 family transposase; protein product: MKKDFTAIYCFVDDFIKNLENNLPTINSSKFKPGVSNYLSISEVLIILIGYYDSYCDCFKHYYKQVILHNYTEDFKLVSYEHFTKLIGRSMPYLAILLNHLLAECTGLSFVDATGIAVCKNYRISSHKVFKGIAARGKTTKGWFYGLKLHLIIDSEGNLIKVSFSSGNKDDRKGLKGMIFGIYGKVFGDRGYISKELFDDLYDKGIQLITRVKKNMKNILIPIIDKVMLLKRTLIETVIGKLKFLDKLEHSRHRSVTNAFSHMLSCLINYQLLENKPSIKTLLPIELFDIQN